GCGCGGCGCTTGACATTATTGACTGAACGGTCTATAATGACGGTATGGCTCGCCCGCGCTCGTTCGACAGCGACGTCGTCCTCGACAAGGCCGTGGAGACCTTCCGCAGGAAGGGCTTCGACGGCACGTCCGTCGAGGACCTGGAGAAGGCCACCGGCCTTCGCCGCGCGAGCCTGTACGGCGCCTACGGCGACAAGCGCGCCCTGTACCTCGCCGCCCTGCGCCGCTATCAAGGCACGAAGGACGTCAGCCTCCTGCGGACGCTGAACGCGGCGAGGACGGGCCGGGCCGCCATCGAGAAGCTCTTCTCGATCGTCATCGAGGAGGCGGCGGGCGATCCCTGCGGCTGCCTGTTGGCCAACGCCGCGACGGAGCGCTCCGCCCACGACGAGCGCGTCGCGCGCTGCGTGGAGGACAATCGGCGCCGCGTCGAGGGGGCCCTGCTGGCGGCCGTGCTGCGCGGGCGCGCCGACGGGAGCGTGACGGCGCGCGGGGAGGCCCGGGCCTCGGCCCGGTTCCTGTTCGCCGCGGCGCTGGGGCTGCGCGCGCTGGGGCGCACGGGCTGCGACCGGGCGGAGCTCAAGGCCGTCGCGGCCGAAGCCTTGAGGACGCTGGACTGATTTTTTTATCGGTAATTATTGACTGTTCGTTCAATTAAAGGAGAGGGAATATGACCAAGAGACTCGAGGGGAAGACGGCCGCCGTGACGGGCGGGGCGCGCGGCATCGGCGCGGCGATCGCGGAGCGGCTCGCGGCGGACGGCGCGGCGGTCGCGATCAGCTATTCGCGCTCGGCGAAGGAGGCCGAGGCGCTGGTCGCGCGCATTCGAAAAGCGGGGGGCGCGGCCTCGGCGCACAAGGCCGACGCCTCCGTCCCCGAGCAGGCCAAGGCCTTCGTCGAGGCGGCTTTCAAGGCGCACGGGCGGCTCGACATCCTCGTCAACAACGCCGGCTGGGGGGAGTTCGTGCCGCTCGAGGGCGTGAGCGAGAAGCACGTCCGCGCGCAGTTCGACCTCAACGTCAACGGCCCGATCTTCACGACGCAGGCCGCCGTCCCGCGTTTTCCGGAAGAAGGCGGGCGCGTGATCAACGTGAGCTCCATCGCGGGCGCGGGCTCGATGGCCGGAGCCGGGGTCTACTCCGCGACCAAGGCCGCGCTCGACGCCTTGACGCGCGTTTGGGCCTCGGAGCTCGGCCCTCGAGGCGTGACGGTCAACGGCGTGGCGCCCGGGCCGGTCGAGACCGACCTGATGAACGCGGTCGCCGACGACGCCTTCAAGAAGCAGATGATCTCGCGTACTCCGCTCGGACGCATCGGGCAGCCGGACGACATCGCGGATATCGTCTCCTTC
This genomic stretch from Elusimicrobiota bacterium harbors:
- a CDS encoding TetR/AcrR family transcriptional regulator; amino-acid sequence: MARPRSFDSDVVLDKAVETFRRKGFDGTSVEDLEKATGLRRASLYGAYGDKRALYLAALRRYQGTKDVSLLRTLNAARTGRAAIEKLFSIVIEEAAGDPCGCLLANAATERSAHDERVARCVEDNRRRVEGALLAAVLRGRADGSVTARGEARASARFLFAAALGLRALGRTGCDRAELKAVAAEALRTLD
- a CDS encoding glucose 1-dehydrogenase, yielding MTKRLEGKTAAVTGGARGIGAAIAERLAADGAAVAISYSRSAKEAEALVARIRKAGGAASAHKADASVPEQAKAFVEAAFKAHGRLDILVNNAGWGEFVPLEGVSEKHVRAQFDLNVNGPIFTTQAAVPRFPEEGGRVINVSSIAGAGSMAGAGVYSATKAALDALTRVWASELGPRGVTVNGVAPGPVETDLMNAVADDAFKKQMISRTPLGRIGQPDDIADIVSFLTSSDARWVTGQTITSAGGMTP